AGAAAGTTGCTCTTGTGATAGTTGGTTTAAAAAATAAGTTTGATCTTTGTTATTGTCTACCCCTCGTAGCATATGTGTTGTTCCATCTTCATCACGAGTTACTTGTGCATAGTGACCAGTCGCAACATATTCTGCTCCCAAATCCATCGCATAATCAAGAAAAGCTTTAAACTTAATTTCTTTATTACAAACTACGTCTGGATTTGGCGTTCTACCTTTTTTATATTCATCTAAAAAATATTGAAACACATTGTCCCAATATGCCTTCTCAAAATTTACTGAGTAATAAGGAATTCCAATTTGTTGAGCTACTGCCTGCACATCTTTATAGTCTTCAGTTGCTGTACAATAACCAAATTCATCTGTATCATCCCAATTTTTCATAAAAATACCAATGACATCATACCCTTGCTCTTTCAATAACAAGGCGGTCACAGAGGAGTCTACTCCCCCACTCATCCCTACTACTACTCGAGTTTTAGAATGATCTTTCATTATTTCTCCTCCTCACTTTCACTAGTTAACTTGTTTACTATTAAAAAATAAGTGTTATTTATACAGTTACAAATGATACACCAATTCCATTTAAAACTCAAGAGTTTAAACTTACAAAAAGTAAGCATTGTTCTTCTATGTGTATCTTTAAAAAATAATATAAAAAAATCCCAGAGCACATATTGTCTCCAGGATTTCTTATTTGTTATTTTTTAATCGTAATAAACGGTTTCTCCTCGATTTAACCATGAATATACGAAACCGATTAACAATCCTCCACCAATGTAATTACCAACTAGAGCAAATCCCCAGTTATTTAGTACAGTGGCTATACTCATATTAGAAACAGGTCCACCATTCACAAAGAATGCCATCGTAAATGATGCAAAGTTGGCAATCACGTGTTCAAAACCTAAAAAGGCAAAGATAAAAATAATAAAGACAACTGCAAATAGTTTACCTGCGTCATCCTTCATACGAGCAGAAGCGATGACTGCAGTATTAACAATAACATTCGCAAAAATACCTTCAGATAAAATTTGCACGTTTGTTTTTGCTAACTTTCCAGATACCGCTGTAAAAAGAAAATGATCTGCTGGAAGATTTTGGAAAATATTTGTTTTAGAAATTAAGAATGAGAAGACAATACCACCCAATAAATTAAGAATAATACAAGTAACTAAAATTTTCACAGCACCCATTGGTTTTAATATTTTCCGATGAACTGCAGAAGTTAGATACATCATATTACTTGTACCAAGTTCTGTATCCATATAGATGATCATAACTAAAGACCAGCTAAACATAAAAGCAAAGAAAAACTTACCTAAATCTGGGTGAATATGATTTCCTTGTTCTCCAACCATTACTGCAATAGAAGTTCCAATCGTTAAAAACATACCAGCAAAAAAACATCGAACCATATATTTGGGAATAGAATGTTCAAAAAGATGGGCTTTCTTTTTTGCATTTTTATCTAGCATAGCCATAAGCCCTTGATTGTCCAGTTCCAATAACTTCATCTCCTGTTTTGTGATTTCCTGAATAAGTATAGCATAAATCAATCAAAAAGGAATGAAAAATAGTCATTTTTTTGAAAAAAACGTTTGTTTATTATAATAAAATTGTTTTGCTATTATTTTCAACAAAAAAATATTCGCCAGTTACTCACCAGCGAATATTTCTGTTTTTTTAAATTTCTTCCAAAACTTTTTCTGAAACTAATCCTTCTAAGATATATTCCAAGTTATCTCGAAGAGCTTGCATCCCTTTATTCCCGTATACATCAACAAATTTTAAGCCATTCGCTGTTGTAGTGGACATTTTAAACGAGGATAAATCTTTTGTGACTGTTATTTTTAACATCACTCCTTGTTTATTTCCTACAACAGTATCTAAACTACGAATTAATTGGAAATTCCCAGATTTTGTTTCTGTAAATCCATGATCTCGTAACGTATATCGTTTTGCCTCAGAGTTTAAACGATATTTTTTTTCAGAACCTTTAAGTGATCCTTCATTTTCAAATGCCATAGTATCCTCCCTATAATCTTTTCTTTATTTTACCATAGCAACCGCTAACCGACCATCTCAATGGGTATATTTGTTTTGTAAGTCAGAAATCACGTTCGCCAAAATAGTTACTTCTTCTTGTGTATTTTGTTTGCCAAAAGAAACACGAATTGATTCGTGAATTCGCTCGTCCTCTTCTCCAAACATCGCTTGTAACACATGACTTGGCTCTAGACTTCCAGCTGTACAAGCGGATCCAGCAGAAATCATAATTCCCTTCAGATCACATTGAATCAATAATTTATCTGATTGTAAGTGTGGGATCCAAAGGTTAAGAATATGTGGCAAACTATCATCTTTCATTCCATTTATATGAAAGATCACTTCTTTATTTTTGAGTTCTTCTATAAAAAAATCTTTTAAGTCCTGTTTATGTTGATTATTTCGTTCCTGATCAACCATTAATTTTTCAACAGCTTTAGCAAACCCTTCTATATAGGGAACATTTTCAGTGCCTGCACGGTGATCATTTTCTTGACTACCTCCGTGAATAAAATGTGGTAAATGAAGCTGATGTTTCCGGTATAAAAAGCCAATACCTTTTGGACCATTTAATTTATGGGCGGTTACCGACAACAAATCAATGCCCTCTTTCTCCACATTAATTTGTTGATTACCATAGGCTTGTACTGCATCCGTATGGAATAGAATATCTTTCTTCCCCAGTGCTGCTCCAATTTCAGAAATGGGATTGATTGCACCGACTTCGTTATTACCGTAGATAATAGAGACCAAAATCGTATCTGGACGAATCGATTGCTCTACTTGTTGAGCGGTCACTCTTCCGGTCTGATCAACAGGTAAGTAGGTTACATCAAACCCTAACGTTTCTAAGTAGTTCATCGGATGTAAAACAGAATGATGTTCGACTGATGTAGTAACAATGTGCATTCCTTTTTTTGAAGAGCAAGAGCGGTTGCGATAATTGCAGTATTATTAGATTCAGAACCACCACTGGTAATAATAATATCTCTTGGATCAGCATGAATTGAAGAAGCAAACGCAACTCTTGCCTCTTCCACAATTTTCTTTGCATCACGGCCCACTTGATACGTACTGGACGGATTACCAAAATGCTCCTTTAAAGATTTGTAAATTGTGTGGACAACATCGTCATCTATTGGTGTAGTTGCAGCGTTATCTAAATAAATCATCACTCTTTCCTTTCTTTTTCTATACGTTTATCATAAAGGTTTGAAGCCAGTCAATCAAAATGAGTTCCGTTTTCCGGTCTCCTTCAACAGTCTCTTTCATAAAATCTGAATCAACAAGATTCAATGTTTGCTGTGACTTTTCTACACTAGTCTCAACAAAATATTCATAAGCTGCTCTAATGCGTATTGACTTTGTATAGTACCCACGCACACTTGGAAATTTATGAATCTCTTCCCACTTTTTTCGGGCACTTTTTTTCTACCAAACAATGCATCGCAAAAAAGTTCTTCACACATTAGAAGTGGTGCATAAACAGAGGTACGATAATTCGTATGGGCTAAAAATTCTGCTAATCGTTGATCTGCTAATGCAAAATCTAGTTTTGTTAACTGTCGACGATATTCACAAATTTGAATGTACTCACCTAAAAAAGATTCTCTGGCTCTACCTGTCTCCGCTTCTTCATAATAAGAATCAGGAATCTCTAAAAAACTATGTCCCTGATCAAGATAAAAAGCCATTTCCAATTGTTGAAAAAACAACTTCTTAGTTAGGGAATTCTTTTTTATTTCCATAATTACTTTCCCATCCGTATATCCCATGGGAATCATATTGAGAAATAGAAATAAAATCGGAATGATGCTTAGTAGAAAAGAATAAAATCCCCATTTTCCAGGGAAGTAAAAGGAGCCTACATATAATAGTATTCCCGTTATTGCATTAATGAAAAGTCCCCCTGCTAAATAGAAAAAATATGGTTTTTCTTGATAATCTTTTGACTTAGGGGGAACCATCAAACATTGTCCAAGCATACCTGGAATACTATTGTCTTGTTTGGTAATTTTCTTTGTTTTAGCTTCATATCGGTAATTTCCTGCTTGGAAAAATAAAAGAGAATATCCAGTAAGCTTACCAAATAATAAGTGGCCACCTTCATGCAAAAACGTATGAATATAAATAGAGTAAAACATCATCATTAGTATAATAAATAATTCTAAAATAGAAACTTGATTGAAAACCTCAATAAAATGAAGATTATTTCCATACATATAATAGATAAAAAGAGGGATGACAGATAGATAGACTAGACCTCTTAAAGGTTTTTTCATGAATAAACACCCCTATTTTAGTGTTTCATTTCTGGGAAAAGTAAAGCCAATATATCCAAAGTTAATCTTCTGCTTTTTCCTTGATATGGATAAATATGCATCATCATCATTGGATTAAAGTTCGCCTCAATAACTCCATAATTACCTTCTTTTGATTCAGCTGGATTTTTATAATCGATAATCATCATATCAATACCAGAAACATTTGCTCCCAGTGTCTTTGAAATTCCAACGGCTATTTCTT
The Jeotgalibaca sp. MA1X17-3 genome window above contains:
- a CDS encoding formate/nitrite transporter family protein, which codes for MELDNQGLMAMLDKNAKKKAHLFEHSIPKYMVRCFFAGMFLTIGTSIAVMVGEQGNHIHPDLGKFFFAFMFSWSLVMIIYMDTELGTSNMMYLTSAVHRKILKPMGAVKILVTCIILNLLGGIVFSFLISKTNIFQNLPADHFLFTAVSGKLAKTNVQILSEGIFANVIVNTAVIASARMKDDAGKLFAVVFIIFIFAFLGFEHVIANFASFTMAFFVNGGPVSNMSIATVLNNWGFALVGNYIGGGLLIGFVYSWLNRGETVYYD
- a CDS encoding aminotransferase class V-fold PLP-dependent enzyme; amino-acid sequence: MIYLDNAATTPIDDDVVHTIYKSLKEHFGNPSSTYQVGRDAKKIVEEARVAFASSIHADPRDIIITSGGSESNNTAIIATALALQKKECTLLLHQSNIILFYIR
- a CDS encoding DUF1831 domain-containing protein; this translates as MAFENEGSLKGSEKKYRLNSEAKRYTLRDHGFTETKSGNFQLIRSLDTVVGNKQGVMLKITVTKDLSSFKMSTTTANGLKFVDVYGNKGMQALRDNLEYILEGLVSEKVLEEI
- a CDS encoding cysteine desulfurase family protein → MHIVTTSVEHHSVLHPMNYLETLGFDVTYLPVDQTGRVTAQQVEQSIRPDTILVSIIYGNNEVGAINPISEIGAALGKKDILFHTDAVQAYGNQQINVEKEGIDLLSVTAHKLNGPKGIGFLYRKHQLHLPHFIHGGSQENDHRAGTENVPYIEGFAKAVEKLMVDQERNNQHKQDLKDFFIEELKNKEVIFHINGMKDDSLPHILNLWIPHLQSDKLLIQCDLKGIMISAGSACTAGSLEPSHVLQAMFGEEDERIHESIRVSFGKQNTQEEVTILANVISDLQNKYTH